The genomic interval TAAATTACTTAATCATGGGTTTGTCTAAGAAATTCAGCTTGCTTATTTATTTCTAAAGATTTCAAGTTCTACATGCGGCAGTTTTGCTTAGATTGCGGGAAAAGATCGGCAATCATCCTTTACATAAAGCCTTTCAATCTTATAAAGATTTAGTACTGCTATAGAAGAATAAATTCTAGATTAAGTATGAGCTTAAGCTTCCTAACTCCTGTTCCTTGCCACAAAAGCCACCCTATTGTTAAAGCAAATTCTAAGAAATATTGCTTTTCTTTTCTTCAGTGTTCCTAAAGGCTAAGAAAAACGGAAGCGATTTGATTGGGATAAATAGAGCTAAAAGGAAATAGGAAAAAGATTTCAGTGATTTAATTCCCTAAATCAGCTTTTCCGCAGCAGCTATATTAGCGATTAACCTACGGTGGTTTTGCACTATTGGTTTTGCACTATGCAGTTGGCATCTGGTTATATCTTGCTATTAGCGAAACAACCCCACAGGATGCGTTTACTTGCATCTTTGCTGGGGCACTCAAGCTATTCTGTGGCGATCGCTAGCACAGAGGAGCAGGCTATTGCTCAGACCACCCATCATCCGCCATTTCTAATTATTCTGGCAGGTAATCATGGCAACTGGTCACGCCCTTTGCTGCATGAGTTACGCGCCCACGCCAACGCGCATAACATCACGTTGGTTGCTTTAACTGACTTTCATGCCCCAAGTTGGATTTATCAGGAAGAGAATCCAGGATTTGATGGATTCCTGGTTACACCCATCAGTAGTGAAATTTTATCGTCTCTGGTTGAGTCTGCCCATACGAGGCAAGTTTGTTGCCCGGCTGGCTAAGGAAGAATAAAACATCGGGGATGAAGGATAAGAGATAATAAGGTATGCAGCTTGCTCCCTTCTACCCCTACATTTATCAGGTTCTTAAACCTCAGTTTCCAGAATGTCTCTGGTCTGGCAGTGAGGCTCAGCCCACGATCGCCCTTACCTTTGATGATGGGCCTCATCCCCAATACACTCCCCAATTGTTAACTGTGCTGGATCACTACGGAATTCCAGCCAGTTTCTTTTGGTTAGGCGTTTGTGTCAACCGGGCACCTGCGATCGCACAAGCTGTTTACAGGCGTGGACACTGGCTAGGATTGCACGGGTATAATCACCACTCTTTTCCCTTCCTCTCCCCCCCTGACCTCAAACAAACCCTGGAACGAACTCAGGCTGAGATTGCATCTGCCTGTCACATCCCTCCCAATTTAGTTCGAGACGTTCGCCCCCCAAACGGTTTGTTTACTCCCCAGACGCTAAAACTGCTCAGACAGTGGAATTACCGTTCTGTAATGTGGAGTGTGGTACCAGAGGATTGGGTCAGACCGGGCATCAATATTGTGCTTCAGCGTGTTCTTCAACAGGTTAAAAATGGTTCTCTCATCGTCCTACATGATGGTTATCACGGTGGAGTAGACGTTGCAGAGACTGCAAATCAGTTGATCCCAATCCTGCTTCAACGCAATTATCGCTTTGTTACAGTTAGCCAACTCTGGGAAGACCGATCGCCTGGAAGTGGGGTACGAATTTAATGCAGAACAACTCAGAGAGTCAGGCATCAGGCGTCGGAAGGGGGACGGCTATTCTGGATTCTGGCTCCTGAATTCTGGTTTCCGGTTTCTATTTTCTAGCCAGAGCAGTTATTTTTTTCTTTGTTTTACCCATAATGGGAAAAGTGGTTTATCTCCATCCTTACAAATTCCAGTAGGTACTTCCGGTGTTACCCCTAGTCATCGACGAGGAGAAAGTCTTCATCTTTGAGTTCTGGTTCAAAGACACACTGACCCAGGGAATGTATTGTCACAACGAGTTATTTTCCAAGTTGCGAACCTTTGATATCCGCCAACGTTCGCAGGTTTATCGACTGGCCTGTAAGCTAGCACAGAAGGATG from Kovacikia minuta CCNUW1 carries:
- a CDS encoding response regulator produces the protein MQLASGYILLLAKQPHRMRLLASLLGHSSYSVAIASTEEQAIAQTTHHPPFLIILAGNHGNWSRPLLHELRAHANAHNITLVALTDFHAPSWIYQEENPGFDGFLVTPISSEILSSLVESAHTRQVCCPAG
- a CDS encoding polysaccharide deacetylase family protein yields the protein MQLAPFYPYIYQVLKPQFPECLWSGSEAQPTIALTFDDGPHPQYTPQLLTVLDHYGIPASFFWLGVCVNRAPAIAQAVYRRGHWLGLHGYNHHSFPFLSPPDLKQTLERTQAEIASACHIPPNLVRDVRPPNGLFTPQTLKLLRQWNYRSVMWSVVPEDWVRPGINIVLQRVLQQVKNGSLIVLHDGYHGGVDVAETANQLIPILLQRNYRFVTVSQLWEDRSPGSGVRI